Proteins encoded together in one Peribacillus asahii window:
- a CDS encoding nucleobase:cation symporter-2 family protein, with protein MSKQSPMKVGSLGLQHVLAMYAGAAVIPLIVGGALKLTAEQLTYLVSIDLLMCGVATLLQVWKNKFFGIGLPVVLGCTFTAVGPMIAIGSQYGVTSIYGSILVSGLIVLLISNFFGKLAKFFPPVVTGSVVTIIGLTLIPAAINNMGGGQGAPDFGALDNIGLAFGTLIFILLMYKFSTGFIRSISILIGLIGGTIVAYFMGKVSFKAVEDASWLHMPDMFYFGTPTFNVTAIIIMTLVAIVSLVESTGVYYALGEITGKDIKEKDLVGGYRSEGIATIIGGLFNSFPYTAFSQNVGLIQLSGAKSKNVIFTAAGIMIVIGFMPKIGAFTTIIPSAVLGGAMIAMFGMVVAAGIKMLSKVDFNSQGNLLVIACSVGMGLGVSVVPGLFSQVPESMKVLTDSGIVAGSLTAIILNIVFNVIPSKKEK; from the coding sequence ATGTCTAAACAGTCACCGATGAAGGTTGGTTCACTCGGATTACAGCATGTTCTTGCGATGTATGCAGGAGCGGCTGTTATTCCTCTAATTGTTGGCGGGGCTTTAAAGTTAACCGCTGAGCAATTAACGTATTTAGTTTCGATTGACCTTTTAATGTGTGGAGTTGCTACCCTGCTTCAAGTTTGGAAAAATAAATTTTTTGGAATTGGTCTTCCTGTTGTATTAGGATGTACATTTACAGCTGTAGGTCCTATGATTGCAATTGGAAGTCAGTATGGGGTTACATCCATCTATGGTTCTATTTTAGTTTCTGGATTGATTGTCCTTTTAATTAGTAATTTTTTTGGGAAATTGGCAAAGTTCTTCCCTCCAGTTGTAACAGGTTCCGTTGTAACGATTATCGGGCTTACGTTAATTCCTGCTGCGATTAATAATATGGGGGGCGGACAAGGAGCACCTGATTTTGGAGCGTTAGATAATATTGGTTTAGCTTTTGGAACGCTGATTTTTATTCTTCTTATGTACAAGTTTTCTACTGGTTTCATTCGTTCTATTTCGATCTTAATCGGATTGATTGGTGGAACAATTGTTGCTTATTTTATGGGAAAAGTAAGCTTTAAAGCAGTAGAGGATGCATCTTGGCTACACATGCCTGATATGTTTTATTTTGGTACACCTACCTTTAATGTGACAGCTATTATTATTATGACATTAGTAGCTATTGTTAGTTTAGTAGAATCAACAGGCGTCTATTACGCATTAGGAGAAATTACGGGTAAAGACATTAAAGAAAAAGATTTAGTTGGCGGATATCGTTCAGAAGGTATTGCGACGATTATCGGTGGATTATTTAATTCTTTTCCGTATACAGCTTTTTCGCAAAACGTTGGCTTAATTCAATTATCGGGTGCTAAATCGAAGAATGTTATTTTTACAGCAGCTGGTATTATGATTGTAATTGGGTTTATGCCAAAAATCGGTGCGTTTACAACTATCATTCCTTCTGCTGTTCTAGGTGGAGCAATGATCGCTATGTTCGGTATGGTAGTAGCAGCTGGTATCAAAATGCTAAGTAAAGTAGATTTTAATTCACAAGGAAATTTATTAGTTATTGCTTGCTCTGTTGGAATGGGTCTAGGTGTTTCCGTTGTTCCAGGTTTATTTTCTCAAGTTCCAGAGAGTATGAAGGTTTTAACGGATAGTGGAATTGTTGCTGGTAGTTTAACAGCTATTATTCTGAATATTGTGTTCAATGTGATTCCATCGAAAAAAGAGAAATAG
- a CDS encoding xanthine phosphoribosyltransferase — protein sequence MQLLKEKILNEGEALSETILKVDSFLNHQMDPVLMKKMGEEFAKRFEGKEITKVLTIESSGIGPGVMTALTLDVPLIFARKRKSLTLTEDLITSSVHSFTKQETNTITVSNKYIVPGDKVLIIDDFLAVGQAARGLVDICNQVDAEVVGIGIVIEKAFQDGGKELRDQGFQVESLARIQALKKGEITFAEEMEGAAAHV from the coding sequence ATGCAGCTTTTAAAGGAAAAGATTTTAAACGAAGGAGAAGCTCTTTCGGAAACAATTTTGAAGGTAGACTCGTTTTTGAATCACCAAATGGACCCGGTGCTTATGAAAAAAATGGGGGAAGAATTTGCAAAGAGATTTGAGGGAAAAGAGATTACAAAAGTGTTAACGATTGAATCGTCAGGAATTGGTCCTGGTGTGATGACGGCATTAACATTAGATGTACCTCTAATCTTTGCTCGTAAACGCAAATCATTGACGTTAACGGAAGATTTGATCACTTCTTCTGTTCACTCGTTCACGAAACAAGAAACAAATACTATTACGGTTTCTAATAAGTATATTGTCCCAGGAGACAAAGTTTTAATTATTGATGATTTTCTCGCGGTAGGTCAAGCGGCAAGAGGCTTAGTGGATATTTGTAACCAAGTCGATGCAGAAGTTGTTGGTATTGGAATTGTCATTGAGAAAGCTTTCCAAGATGGAGGCAAGGAATTACGAGATCAAGGTTTCCAAGTGGAATCGCTTGCTCGAATTCAAGCATTGAAAAAAGGCGAAATTACTTTTGCAGAAGAAATGGAAGGAGCCGCTGCTCATGTCTAA
- a CDS encoding carboxypeptidase M32 — protein sequence MAIAIDKVEREFLEYIKKIAAYHEALSVIYWDLRTGAPKKGVEQRSEVIGMLSSEVFKMGTSKEMAHFIATLSAKDNQAQLSEVTKRMVEECKKNYERNKKIPMDEYKEFVILQSKSTSAWEEAREKADFSLFQPYLEQIVACTRKFIKYWGYERYKYNTLLDMYEPGMTVDVLDQVFAELRERIVPLVKQISMSSHQPDTSFLYKYFPKEKQKQFSLDILKQLGYDFDAGRLDETVHPFATGINRGDVRVTTRYDEYDFRGAIFGTIHECGHAIYEQNISSALTGTLLDDGTSMGIHESQSLFFENFIGRNKYFWEKQYSLLQKYAPEQFAGVSLESFYRAINESKPSLIRVEADELTYPLHIMIRYEIEKSLFDGELEVKDLPKVWNDKYEEYLGIVPDNDGVGVLQDVHWSDGSFGYFPSYALGYMYAAQMKQTILQDLPHYDQLLTSGNIEPIKQWLNERIHQYGKMKKPLDILKETTGEGLNAQYLISYLEDKYRDVYKLN from the coding sequence GTGGCTATTGCAATCGATAAGGTTGAACGAGAATTTTTAGAATATATAAAAAAAATCGCTGCTTATCATGAGGCACTTTCTGTGATTTATTGGGACTTACGTACAGGAGCTCCAAAAAAAGGGGTCGAACAGCGTTCAGAAGTTATTGGGATGTTGTCATCTGAAGTGTTTAAAATGGGTACGAGCAAGGAAATGGCTCACTTTATTGCAACGCTTTCAGCAAAGGATAACCAAGCTCAATTATCAGAAGTAACAAAAAGAATGGTAGAAGAATGTAAAAAAAATTATGAACGTAATAAAAAGATTCCAATGGATGAATATAAGGAATTTGTCATCTTACAATCTAAATCGACAAGCGCTTGGGAAGAGGCTCGTGAAAAAGCAGACTTTTCTTTATTTCAACCGTATTTAGAACAGATTGTTGCTTGTACAAGAAAATTCATTAAATATTGGGGATATGAACGCTATAAGTATAATACGTTATTAGATATGTATGAACCAGGTATGACGGTTGACGTATTAGATCAAGTATTTGCTGAGCTACGTGAACGGATTGTACCGCTTGTTAAACAAATTTCAATGAGCTCGCATCAGCCAGATACATCATTTTTGTATAAATATTTTCCAAAAGAAAAGCAAAAACAATTTAGTTTAGACATTCTAAAGCAATTGGGCTATGACTTTGATGCAGGACGACTAGATGAAACAGTTCATCCATTTGCGACAGGGATTAATCGCGGTGATGTGAGGGTGACGACTCGCTATGATGAATATGATTTTCGTGGAGCCATATTCGGAACGATTCACGAGTGTGGTCATGCGATTTATGAACAAAATATCTCAAGTGCGTTAACAGGAACATTGTTAGATGACGGGACTTCGATGGGAATTCATGAATCGCAATCGCTATTTTTTGAGAATTTCATTGGCCGAAATAAGTATTTTTGGGAGAAGCAATATTCGTTGTTACAAAAATACGCTCCGGAACAATTTGCCGGTGTATCACTAGAGAGCTTCTATCGAGCCATTAACGAATCGAAGCCTTCCCTCATTAGAGTAGAGGCGGATGAACTTACATATCCTCTTCATATTATGATTCGTTATGAAATTGAAAAATCGCTATTTGATGGTGAATTAGAGGTAAAAGATTTACCGAAAGTATGGAATGATAAATATGAAGAATATTTAGGGATTGTGCCAGACAATGATGGAGTAGGTGTTTTACAAGATGTGCATTGGTCTGACGGAAGTTTTGGTTATTTCCCATCTTATGCACTAGGATATATGTATGCAGCTCAAATGAAACAAACAATATTGCAAGACTTGCCTCATTATGACCAGCTATTAACAAGCGGTAACATCGAACCAATTAAGCAATGGTTGAATGAACGGATCCATCAGTATGGGAAAATGAAGAAACCATTAGACATTTTGAAGGAAACGACAGGAGAAGGTCTAAATGCACAATACTTGATTTCCTATTTAGAGGATAAATATAGGGATGTCTATAAATTGAATTGA
- a CDS encoding biotin transporter BioY yields MRAKTLAYISLFTALTVVGAYIKIPIPYIPFTLQIVPVYLAGALLGPRIGMLSQICYVTIGLIGVPVFAEGGGFGYIFKPTFGYLLGYIAGAALNGYLIQKLQLQKIFSIFLANAATLSVVYLFGCAWLYGSMKWIIEKPLSIQDTLFFGMILPIPGDLLLCVICSILIYRLKPQIRRFILDSQAAQPTENKQKTNYL; encoded by the coding sequence GTGAGGGCAAAAACATTGGCCTATATTTCTTTATTTACCGCTCTAACAGTTGTCGGAGCCTATATTAAAATTCCAATCCCGTACATACCATTCACACTCCAAATTGTGCCTGTTTACCTTGCTGGTGCTTTATTAGGACCTCGTATCGGTATGTTAAGTCAAATTTGTTACGTAACAATTGGACTTATTGGAGTACCTGTTTTTGCTGAAGGAGGCGGTTTCGGTTATATTTTCAAACCTACATTTGGTTACTTATTAGGTTATATTGCCGGCGCTGCATTAAACGGATATCTCATTCAAAAACTACAATTACAAAAGATATTTTCTATTTTTTTAGCTAATGCAGCCACACTTTCGGTCGTATACCTATTTGGTTGTGCATGGCTTTATGGTTCTATGAAATGGATTATAGAAAAACCTTTATCCATTCAAGACACTTTATTCTTCGGCATGATTTTACCAATTCCAGGTGATTTATTACTTTGTGTTATATGCTCTATCTTAATTTATCGACTAAAACCTCAAATTCGACGTTTTATATTAGATTCACAGGCAGCTCAACCGACAGAGAATAAACAGAAAACAAACTACTTGTAA
- the bioD gene encoding dethiobiotin synthase: MGQAYFITGTGTDIGKTVVTSFLYKTLNQLGVKTMICKPFQTGYREDIQGYPDLHWFETELGVENSGIYQLKPETSPHLAIRLTQQEIDIPRILNRIQQLQKEFDVVLVEGAGGLAVPLLEQKTGFYMTKDLVIDADLPIIAVSPSGLGAIHDALTTFTYAQVCQLNIQSIIFNRFNHTNEIHQDNVQTIEKLIAVSPLVCLPNFENIHTEMDQLIEELVQNNHFVTQIQEVFNCVLHK; encoded by the coding sequence GTGGGACAAGCTTATTTTATAACCGGAACAGGAACCGATATTGGAAAAACAGTGGTAACGAGTTTCTTGTATAAAACACTGAATCAATTAGGCGTTAAAACAATGATTTGTAAACCTTTTCAAACTGGATATAGAGAAGATATACAAGGTTATCCAGATCTCCATTGGTTTGAAACGGAATTAGGAGTAGAGAATTCAGGAATTTATCAGCTTAAACCAGAAACATCTCCTCATCTCGCAATCCGATTAACTCAGCAAGAAATTGATATCCCACGGATTTTAAATCGAATTCAACAATTACAAAAAGAGTTTGATGTAGTCCTTGTAGAAGGAGCTGGAGGATTGGCTGTTCCACTACTTGAACAAAAAACAGGTTTTTACATGACAAAAGATTTAGTAATAGATGCAGATCTGCCGATTATCGCTGTCTCCCCTAGTGGGTTAGGTGCTATTCACGACGCTTTGACTACTTTTACATATGCACAAGTATGTCAATTAAACATCCAATCTATCATCTTTAATCGGTTCAATCATACGAATGAGATTCATCAAGATAATGTGCAAACAATTGAAAAATTAATAGCTGTTTCACCGCTTGTTTGTTTGCCAAATTTCGAAAATATACATACAGAAATGGACCAACTCATTGAAGAACTGGTTCAAAATAATCATTTTGTTACACAAATTCAGGAGGTGTTTAATTGTGTCCTACACAAATAA
- the bioA gene encoding adenosylmethionine--8-amino-7-oxononanoate transaminase, whose product MSYTNKQLEQWDKEYVWHPFTQMKSYIQNNPLIIEKGKGSYLFDIEGKAYLDGYASLWVNVHGHSDPELNSALHEQIEKISHSTLLGSANVPSILLAKKLAEITPGNLSKVFYSDTGSASVEIALKIAYQYWQNIDSEKYKHKNKFISLDEAYHGDTIGAVSVGGMDLYHRIFQPLLFERIAIPCPYTYRMDEIGNEEEVKRYCLHRLEELLQAESEHIAGLIIEPLVQGAAGMITQPHGFLKEVERLCRAYDVLLICDEVAVGFGRTGTLFACEQEQVVPDIMCIAKGITGGYMPLAATIASDKVYNAFLGNPEEQKTFYHGHTYTGNQLACSIALKNIELIEQRELVKNIQIKARAFNQYLSKLYELPIVGDIRQRGLMVGIEIVKNRKSKETFSVHEPIVNQIIMIARSKGLIIRELGPVITMMPVLAMKQEELQQMVDIVYQSIEEAMIHYTSVQ is encoded by the coding sequence GTGTCCTACACAAATAAACAATTAGAACAATGGGATAAAGAATATGTTTGGCATCCATTCACTCAAATGAAATCGTATATTCAAAATAACCCATTAATTATTGAAAAAGGAAAAGGCAGCTACCTCTTTGATATAGAAGGAAAAGCTTACTTAGATGGATATGCCTCTCTTTGGGTCAATGTACACGGTCATAGTGATCCTGAGCTCAATTCAGCGCTGCATGAACAAATCGAAAAAATTTCTCATTCTACATTACTTGGTTCAGCAAATGTGCCATCTATTTTACTCGCAAAAAAACTAGCAGAAATCACTCCAGGAAACTTATCTAAAGTGTTTTACTCAGATACAGGGTCAGCGTCTGTTGAGATTGCCTTAAAAATTGCCTATCAATACTGGCAAAATATCGATTCAGAAAAATATAAACATAAGAACAAATTTATTTCTCTTGATGAGGCTTATCATGGAGACACGATTGGAGCAGTCAGCGTTGGAGGAATGGACTTGTACCATCGAATTTTCCAGCCGCTTTTATTTGAACGAATTGCAATCCCTTGTCCGTATACCTATCGAATGGATGAAATCGGCAATGAAGAAGAAGTAAAACGCTATTGCCTGCACAGACTTGAAGAATTGTTACAGGCAGAATCAGAGCATATTGCCGGGTTAATTATCGAGCCTTTAGTCCAAGGAGCAGCTGGTATGATTACGCAGCCACATGGATTTTTGAAAGAAGTGGAAAGATTATGCCGAGCGTATGATGTATTGTTAATTTGCGATGAAGTAGCCGTAGGATTCGGTCGTACCGGAACTCTTTTTGCTTGTGAACAAGAACAGGTAGTACCTGATATTATGTGTATTGCAAAAGGCATTACAGGAGGCTATATGCCATTAGCTGCCACAATTGCAAGCGATAAAGTATATAATGCCTTCTTAGGAAATCCTGAAGAACAGAAAACGTTTTATCATGGCCATACATATACAGGAAACCAATTAGCCTGTTCGATTGCCCTAAAAAATATCGAATTAATTGAACAAAGAGAACTAGTCAAAAATATTCAAATAAAAGCAAGAGCATTTAATCAATATTTATCTAAACTTTACGAGCTTCCAATTGTCGGCGATATTAGACAGCGCGGATTAATGGTCGGAATTGAAATTGTGAAGAATCGGAAATCGAAAGAAACATTTTCTGTTCATGAACCAATTGTTAATCAAATTATTATGATAGCTCGATCAAAAGGATTAATCATTCGCGAACTAGGCCCTGTTATTACGATGATGCCAGTATTAGCTATGAAACAAGAAGAACTACAGCAAATGGTTGATATTGTCTATCAATCCATTGAGGAGGCCATGATTCACTATACATCTGTCCAATAA
- a CDS encoding ATP-dependent DNA helicase encodes MLKTLPFPVTKEDSFYDKLSEWVGDVFYDILPDKGFELRDEQVFMAFQLEKAFKEKKISFAEAGVGTGKTLVYLLYALCYARYTNKPAIISCADETLIEQLVKKEGDIQKIKDALGITMDVRLAKYHDQYVCLKKLDHAVNHIDSEGIDRLYDELPSFVHDHGSMTSYTPYGDRKQYPYLDDEDWGQVGWDALQNCFTCDKRHRCGQTLSRDYYRKAADLIICSHDFFMEHVWTKEKRKREGQLPLLPEHSCVVFDEGHLLELSAQKALTYKIGEQTLETVLELLSANQVREETLFMIEDLIDINEEFFYLLKEKAVHVSGSNRYEIPSSTQLTSFALTFQRQIEKLEESLVFEAEMYTINEYDLNVVEEYLEQLGYSLSLFARNEQAITWFEENAETKTLVIMPRLVKDILAEQVFNKQLPYIFSSATLSDNQSFEYIADSLGIQDYLSFSVESPFDYDEVMDIYMPAFEENRGQDKLQYTLKTIEENEGKTLVLFQSKEELQWFREHCSESSYPLYFEGDAEISELVKKFQEEEQSVLLSYHLWEGLDVPGSSLENVVIFSLPFPPHDPVFTAQRKAVDEPFEKVDMPYMLLRLRQGIGRLIRTSEDKGSVHILLEKDVQPAVVEKIVSVLPTKVQA; translated from the coding sequence ATGCTTAAAACACTACCTTTTCCAGTTACTAAAGAAGATTCTTTTTATGATAAACTTTCCGAATGGGTCGGTGATGTTTTTTACGATATTCTTCCCGATAAAGGCTTTGAGCTACGTGATGAGCAAGTTTTTATGGCTTTTCAATTAGAAAAAGCATTTAAGGAAAAGAAGATAAGCTTTGCTGAAGCGGGGGTTGGAACAGGGAAAACCCTTGTGTACTTACTTTATGCGCTCTGCTATGCGCGTTATACGAATAAACCAGCGATTATATCTTGTGCAGATGAAACGCTAATTGAACAGCTTGTTAAAAAAGAAGGAGACATTCAAAAGATTAAGGATGCTCTTGGTATTACGATGGATGTACGTTTAGCGAAATATCATGATCAATATGTGTGCTTAAAGAAACTGGATCATGCAGTCAATCATATTGATTCAGAAGGGATTGATCGATTGTATGATGAATTACCTAGCTTTGTACATGATCATGGATCTATGACTTCCTATACTCCTTATGGAGATCGAAAGCAGTATCCATATTTAGATGATGAAGACTGGGGCCAAGTTGGTTGGGATGCGCTGCAAAACTGCTTTACTTGCGATAAGCGTCATCGTTGTGGACAAACATTATCACGTGACTATTATCGAAAAGCAGCAGATCTTATTATTTGTTCTCATGATTTCTTCATGGAGCATGTATGGACAAAGGAGAAGCGTAAACGAGAAGGTCAATTGCCATTGTTGCCGGAGCATAGCTGTGTGGTTTTTGATGAAGGTCACTTACTAGAATTATCTGCTCAAAAAGCACTTACCTATAAAATTGGTGAGCAAACACTAGAAACAGTGCTAGAGCTTTTATCTGCGAATCAAGTACGTGAAGAAACTTTATTTATGATTGAAGACTTAATTGATATTAATGAAGAATTCTTTTACCTTTTAAAAGAAAAGGCGGTTCATGTTAGCGGTTCAAATCGATATGAAATTCCTTCATCGACACAATTAACAAGCTTTGCTCTTACATTTCAGCGGCAAATTGAAAAGCTGGAAGAAAGTTTAGTATTTGAAGCAGAAATGTATACGATTAATGAGTATGATTTGAATGTTGTTGAAGAATATTTAGAACAACTCGGGTATTCGTTATCGCTGTTTGCTAGAAACGAACAAGCAATTACGTGGTTTGAAGAAAATGCTGAAACGAAAACGCTCGTTATTATGCCGCGTCTTGTAAAAGATATTTTAGCCGAGCAAGTATTTAATAAACAGCTTCCATATATTTTCTCATCTGCTACGTTATCGGATAATCAATCATTTGAGTATATTGCTGATAGTCTTGGGATTCAAGATTATTTAAGTTTTTCTGTTGAATCTCCATTTGATTACGATGAGGTAATGGATATTTATATGCCTGCTTTTGAAGAAAATCGAGGGCAAGATAAGCTGCAGTATACGTTGAAAACGATTGAAGAAAATGAAGGAAAGACACTTGTTCTTTTTCAATCGAAGGAAGAATTGCAATGGTTCCGTGAACATTGTTCAGAAAGCAGCTATCCGCTTTATTTTGAGGGAGATGCAGAAATCAGTGAACTTGTGAAAAAATTTCAAGAAGAAGAGCAGTCTGTTCTGCTTTCCTATCATTTATGGGAAGGGTTGGATGTACCGGGATCATCGCTTGAAAATGTCGTCATTTTCTCTTTGCCGTTCCCGCCTCATGACCCCGTTTTCACAGCGCAACGAAAAGCGGTAGATGAGCCGTTTGAAAAAGTAGATATGCCGTACATGTTATTACGATTAAGACAAGGAATTGGTCGTTTAATTCGAACGAGTGAAGATAAAGGTTCTGTCCATATTTTACTTGAAAAAGATGTGCAGCCAGCTGTAGTTGAAAAAATTGTTTCTGTTTTACCAACAAAAGTACAAGCCTAG
- a CDS encoding cold-shock protein, which yields MEQGKVKWFNAEKGFGFIEREGGDDVFVHFSAIQGEGFKTLEEGQDVTFEVEQGQRGPQASNVTKA from the coding sequence ATGGAACAAGGTAAAGTAAAATGGTTTAACGCAGAAAAAGGTTTTGGATTCATCGAACGTGAAGGTGGAGACGATGTATTCGTACACTTCTCAGCAATCCAAGGCGAAGGATTCAAAACATTAGAAGAAGGACAAGACGTGACTTTTGAAGTGGAACAAGGTCAACGCGGACCTCAAGCTTCTAACGTTACTAAAGCTTAA
- a CDS encoding HU family DNA-binding protein has protein sequence MNKESFVKAIAVDCGFSQKNVNKMLDSMEKVVIETLKNGNEVKLIGFMTAKPVGRAARTGRNPHDNTLVRILEKVDVFIKPGENLRRAVTGVKYEDYAK, from the coding sequence ATGAATAAGGAATCATTTGTAAAAGCAATCGCAGTAGATTGCGGATTTTCACAAAAGAATGTAAATAAAATGCTGGATTCAATGGAAAAAGTGGTAATCGAAACGCTGAAAAACGGCAACGAGGTGAAGTTAATCGGATTTATGACTGCGAAGCCAGTCGGTCGAGCTGCGAGAACAGGGCGAAACCCACACGATAATACTCTGGTTAGGATTCTGGAAAAAGTCGACGTATTCATAAAGCCAGGCGAAAACTTGAGACGAGCCGTGACGGGGGTGAAATACGAAGATTATGCGAAATAG
- a CDS encoding GNAT family N-acetyltransferase, with translation MVCYGVFNDGQLFGYYLVHFEGVQPNMLPRKAQLDTAALAKCAVISSFLIHPDFRGRSLQKKLTEKAEIEAINRGFLHMVVNVRSDNKFSKGNFEDSGYINLNPSKNSTRRRIETYIKSLI, from the coding sequence GTGGTGTGTTATGGCGTATTTAATGACGGTCAGTTGTTTGGATATTATTTAGTGCACTTTGAAGGAGTTCAACCGAACATGTTACCCCGAAAAGCTCAATTAGACACGGCTGCATTGGCCAAATGTGCTGTAATAAGTTCTTTTTTGATTCATCCAGACTTTCGAGGAAGATCACTTCAAAAAAAGTTGACTGAAAAGGCGGAAATAGAAGCGATAAACAGGGGGTTTTTGCACATGGTTGTAAACGTAAGAAGTGATAATAAATTTTCAAAAGGTAACTTTGAAGATAGTGGTTATATTAATCTCAATCCGAGTAAAAATTCTACTAGGCGAAGAATAGAAACTTATATTAAATCATTAATTTAA
- a CDS encoding DUF3231 family protein gives MMKIQLNASEIANLWTTYMNNLMYIFSIPYYMKKCEDEEICSIIELTLEISQEIVVNVEEILKQENFPLPLGFTEEDVDLNAPRLYSDQFALIQYNALAENGLEFYGLSLVNSTRVDVRDFFTHCVSLTTKLYNQSKDLLVKRGLANSAPTIPIPEKADFVHQQGFLTGWFGDRRPLNAIEINQLVFNIRGGALAGAKLMSYSQIAKSKDLREFFIRGKEMCDKHIEVFTSLLREDDLPSLTTYESEVTNSTIPPFSDKMMMFFIMTIGAVFISKYGSAIGLCNRRDIGLHFTRLLAETAKYLEDAANIMIKNGWMEQPPQATARKALGENR, from the coding sequence ATGATGAAAATACAATTAAATGCTTCAGAAATTGCAAATCTCTGGACAACGTATATGAATAATTTAATGTATATTTTTTCTATACCTTATTACATGAAAAAATGTGAGGATGAAGAGATTTGTTCCATTATAGAATTAACATTAGAAATTTCGCAGGAGATTGTTGTCAATGTAGAAGAAATATTAAAACAAGAAAACTTTCCTTTACCATTAGGATTTACTGAAGAAGATGTAGATTTAAATGCCCCTCGGTTATATTCCGATCAATTTGCTCTTATTCAATATAATGCTTTAGCTGAGAATGGATTAGAGTTTTACGGTCTTTCGTTAGTGAATTCAACTCGAGTGGATGTCCGTGACTTTTTTACTCATTGTGTTTCTTTAACTACAAAACTTTATAATCAAAGTAAAGATTTATTGGTAAAAAGAGGATTGGCAAATTCTGCACCAACTATTCCTATACCCGAAAAAGCAGATTTTGTACATCAACAAGGATTTTTAACGGGCTGGTTTGGCGATAGAAGACCTTTAAATGCGATTGAAATCAATCAATTAGTTTTTAATATTAGAGGGGGAGCTTTGGCAGGAGCAAAGCTCATGTCGTACAGTCAAATAGCAAAATCAAAAGACCTTCGTGAATTTTTTATTAGAGGAAAGGAAATGTGTGATAAACACATTGAGGTATTTACATCATTACTAAGAGAAGATGATTTGCCTTCCCTAACAACTTACGAATCTGAAGTAACGAACTCAACCATACCCCCTTTTAGCGATAAAATGATGATGTTTTTCATTATGACAATAGGTGCTGTGTTCATAAGCAAGTACGGCTCTGCAATAGGTTTATGTAACAGACGAGATATTGGGCTACATTTTACACGTTTATTGGCGGAAACAGCCAAATATTTAGAAGATGCTGCTAATATTATGATAAAAAATGGGTGGATGGAGCAACCTCCTCAAGCTACAGCTCGAAAAGCTTTAGGAGAAAACAGATAG
- a CDS encoding replication-relaxation family protein, whose translation MKERDRAIIADLACFRVLTRDQIASLHFANVKNPITAANSTLLRLYRQGLIDRSANYQPYLYFPSDGSIKKDSAKVPHFLAIADAYLELCQYAKPSHFVVEPKYEKGLAEADCFIIFKGSPLFLEIQRSTYSEKVMADKIARYEALYDSGLIQCEAWQPKVRKVFPAVLILTQTRYAVSSSKFPIIQAASIADFMRTMRVPEPFKEAGRCSNKNRVTKKGDRHWPSFYSSKLRIYNVKSFHHKMPTQDLSFY comes from the coding sequence ATGAAAGAGCGTGACCGTGCTATTATAGCTGACCTTGCATGTTTCCGTGTGCTTACTCGCGACCAAATCGCAAGCCTTCACTTTGCTAATGTTAAAAATCCGATAACGGCGGCAAATTCTACTTTGCTACGGTTATATCGTCAAGGACTAATTGACCGATCCGCAAACTATCAACCTTACTTATACTTTCCGTCGGATGGCAGTATTAAGAAAGACAGCGCGAAGGTTCCTCATTTCCTGGCGATAGCTGACGCTTATCTCGAATTATGCCAGTATGCCAAGCCGAGCCATTTCGTTGTTGAGCCGAAGTATGAAAAGGGATTAGCTGAGGCCGATTGTTTCATAATATTCAAGGGCAGTCCGTTATTTTTGGAAATCCAAAGGTCAACGTACTCCGAAAAAGTCATGGCGGATAAGATTGCAAGATATGAGGCGTTATATGATTCGGGTTTAATTCAGTGTGAAGCATGGCAGCCGAAGGTGCGTAAAGTGTTTCCAGCGGTGTTAATCCTAACGCAAACGAGGTATGCGGTTAGTAGTTCTAAGTTTCCTATAATCCAGGCGGCAAGTATTGCGGACTTCATGAGGACAATGAGAGTGCCTGAGCCATTTAAGGAAGCTGGAAGGTGTTCGAATAAAAATAGGGTAACAAAAAAGGGCGACCGTCATTGGCCGTCCTTTTACTCGTCGAAATTGCGGATTTACAACGTTAAGAGTTTCCATCATAAAATGCCAACTCAGGATTTATCTTTTTACTAA